DNA sequence from the Peromyscus eremicus unplaced genomic scaffold, PerEre_H2_v1 PerEre#2#chrX_unloc_1, whole genome shotgun sequence genome:
gcatttacaatgttgtcagtatcatATGTTTTGtcatatgcatatgtacaatGCATTTATGTATGGCATTTGTTAGGAtgcagtgacctataatgatgtgcatgttgacttCACTGAGGAAGAATGGGCTTTGCTGGATTCTTCACaaaagaatctctacaaagatgtgatggtgGAAACTTACAAAaacctcactgctataggtaatactttaaattttccttcatgttttaaaataagaggaAACCTGTTTCTTGGTTATTTATGCTCTTCTGTAAATTTGATTGAGAATGGGGGAGAATGAGGTGGAGAAATCAAACATGGTTGTAAGGAGCATTGAAGtgaataactttaattttgcacTATTTCCAATAGTATTTCATATATTTCCTGGTACTATATTTTAGGCTACATGTGGAAAGATCATCATATTGAAGAGAATTGTCAAAGTTCTCAaagacatggaaggtaattttcatgtgcaagCTGATATAAATGTGTCTCTGAagatattttaatgtatatgtcatttttaaagaaatgaagcaaTGTAAATAATCAGTTTAACATACATTATGATCATTCAATGCTCTCAAAGCCATATACCTCAATGGCACATAAATATATTGTGTTTGCAAGTCATTCctttaagaaagaggaaaaggaatcaATGCATTAACAGAAATTGCCCTTTGAGTTTTGGCTTCATCAGAGCTATGCTGTACAATGACAATCCATTCAGTTTCATACTGTTTATATTATAAAAGGCATATTAATTGAATATGTGCTAAGTGTATGTTCAAAACCTTCTAATTGGAAAATAGTCCATAGTAAAACtggtgtcatatatatatatatacatatatatatatatgtatatatatatgtttttttctgtgtgtgtgtctttgctaAGTTTATTTAGTTGGATAGATAGAATCAAGAGTTAAGGGGCAGTTGTTGTGGAGAAACCTTAAACCCTGTACCACATATTGATGAGGAACAGAACATCCAACTGTAAATGAAATGTGGAAACCTTTTAGTTGTTATTCTTTCCTTAATAGGTATATCATCTGTCACTCTGGATACCAGCCATGTGAACATAGGaatatggaaagaagaaatgtatgTTTCTTCATCTCAGAACAATTAGAAGTTATGTAGTAGTCTCCCTCTTGAGTAAACTTGTTGAATATGATTCAAGTTTACAAACAATTGGTTTTCCAGCTTTATTGGAAGTAGATCAACAAACACACTGCAGATAATCcctgtgagtcctgggaattTGTAAATGCTTCTGTTTGTCCTGGCTCACTTTGCAAATGTAGCATGACTTACAGTATAGGAAAATGTATCAATGAAATAAGTGGGGTAAAGGTCTGAATTCTTCCAGTTCTCTTCTATAATGTGAAAAATctcatagagaaaaaaaaatctaccataaATATGAGCCAGGTAATAATGGCTTTTAGATTCACAAGCatcttcaaatattaaaaaaaaaaatctttaatgaaGTGGAACAACTTGAGTGTAAACAGTCTGTTAAGAACTTAAGATCTTATTCCTCTTTACATTTATAGAAAATTGTAAAACTAATTCATGCAGATATACAGGTTCTACAATGAAATGAATGAGGTAAAGCTTTTACATGTGCCAATTatccttgcaggcatgaaagaagtcatattACAGAGAAACATTCTGAATATACTCAAAATGGTAAAGCCTTTGGATATCACAATCATCTTAAAAAGCATGaaagaagacatactggagaaacagcatatgaatgTAACCAATACGATAAGGCCTTTGAATGTCACAGttgtactcaaaggaatgaaagatCCCATACTGGAGAAataccctataaatgtaatcaatgtggtaaaacctttggaTGTCGCAATCATCTTCAAgtccataaaagaacacacactggagagaaaccctatgaaagtaatcagtgtgataaagcttTTTCATGTAACAGTACTCTTCAtgttcataaaagaacacatactggagaaaaatcctatgaatgtaatcagtgtggtaaagcctttgcccatTACAGTAATcatcaaatgcataaaagaagacatagaggagagagaccctatgaatgtaatgaatgtagCAAAGCCTTTGCTTgccccagtcatcttcaagtcaataaaagaacacatactggagagaaaccctatgaatgcaatgaatgtggtaaagcctttgcacaacatggtgCTCTTCAAtcgcataaaagaacacatactggagagaaaccctatgaatgtaagcagtgttataaagcctttgctcatcatACTTctcttcaattgcataaaagaagacatacaggagagggaccctatgaatgtaatgaatgtagtAAAGACTTTGCTCATCCTAGTCattttcaagtacataaaagaacacatactggtgagaaaccttatgaatgtaatcagtgtggtaaagctttaGCATGCCAGAGTAGCTGGAAAAAGCACAAAAGAacccacactggagagaaaccctataaatgtaatcagtgtgataaagcctttgcacaacacagtcaacttcaaatgcatgaaagaacacatactggagagaaaccatctgaatgcaatcaatgtggtaaagcctttgcacaaaaaggtcatcttcaaagtcataaaagaacacataccggagaaaaaccctatggatgtaatcaatgtggtaaagcctttgctgaTCAGAATGCTCTTAAATTACATAaaagaactcatactggagagaaaccctatgaatgtaagcaatgtggtaaagcctttgcttatcAGAGTGCTCTTCAtgtacataaaagaatacatagtAGAGTGAAACCCTGTGAATGTAGAAGGTAAAATAAGTGGTAAAGCCATTGCTTATCACAGTTCTCTTCaagtacatgaaagaacacatattggagagcaaccctatgaatgtaatcagtgtggtaaagcctgtTCACAGCACAGTAATCTTtaaattcaaatacataaaagaacatacctggggctggagagatggcgcagtggtttagagcactggctgctcttcttaaGGACCGTAGTTCAATTCTtaacacctacatggcagctcataactatctgtaactccaattccagaggatccaacaccctcataccatgcacacaaaatgaagttgaattaaaaaaaattaaaaataacatactggagagaatcaCTATGAATGTAATTAATGTGATAAAGCCTAGTCACAATAGAGAGTAAACCTATGACTAAATCTTTTAGGGTATAATTGGTCTCTCAAAGCCAATTACAGTATACTTTGAGGATCTGATAAAACTCATACCAAAGGaatctaaatatatattaattgGTATGAGCTTTAGCCAACACACACTTACATTCAATTACACAAAATTATTTATTCTAGAGAAAAATATCTGAAATGTCAATAATTTTTTCAAGCTTTatcatatttctctttattttgtttacacctgTAAACATATGGATAAAAGGTCTATGAATTTAAATGATGAGGTAAccttttagattttatatttcttttcaataTCATGACATAATGAATCCAGGTGTAAAATTTTATAGATCTGTattattactttttcttcttctttgataAAACATCATGTCTAAGTGAACTTACAAAAGGGTTTAATTTGGTCCTTGGTTCCAGAATAATACATGAACCCTGTGAAAGTGGAATGAAAAAAGTGTCAGACATGGCAATTGAAGAAGGACAATAAGAATTCAGATCTTATACCTGTAGGATAAGCAAAAAATGTAAATTGAAAATGGTGTGCAGATGTAAATTCTCAGgccaacccccagtgacatatttcatcCAAAGGGCAGCATTTCTTAATTCTTCCCAAATGATATCATAGACTGAAAACAATTGATTTATATGACTTCAAGCCtgcatgcttgctttctgttacataAACCAATTCATAATGGAGAAAAATCTGTAACCCTTTAGATGTTTCAACACCTGTGTTTCAGGAATTACAATATACAAACATTCAAgattgaaaattaatttaaagatttgtttttattttaatcatgcattgtctgtgtgtctttatgtgtgtatgtgcttctgGTTTCCAAGAAGGATAGACCTTTGGAGCTTCTTGTTGCAGGAATTACCAGAAGTCATCAAAAACCAAACCATGGTCCAGGGAATGATcttgtgttgaaggcttggccATGTCTCTATCCCGCTGAATATGTTAAATCTTTTTTATATCATCTTGATATCAGGAAATAGGGGGGaaatcatacaaaagaaaaaatatttatataaacaatTTGGTTAAAATTTTAGACATCACAGTTGTTTTCAGCTTCAAGGAAATAAATGATTCAAGTATTTTTCATTGTAGCCTTTAAGTAAGTAAATTATGAACCCAGTTCACTAAGCCCTGATGTGAACACCACATTTtggcttctattttgcaacatTTGAGGAAGATATTGAAGTGTGGGATATGTGTAGAAAATCCAAAttgtgaagtttattttgtgatcCTTATATTCCTCTCTGGCTTTTGCTCATCTTATTTTGTGCTTTCACTTACTGAGAGGTATTTATCTGCTGCATTGTATAGAATGTGATGGCCATTGTCTACGTGGTCCATTTTCATTTAAGTCTCAGGCAGCATATGATCATCCTTTTCAAGTAAGGATGTCTCGGAAAGGGTGGTGGAttgtttttcctgattttatttttcataatctttcacagatttccttGAAATGTGTGTAATTCAGCCTGGCTTTAATGTCAGTAATTACTCATGGATATATTTGAATTAATAATTCTTATGTGTCAGTCTCCTGTACAAGTCCAAGGGTAGATGATGTACTTACAATGATTGTTGTTTTGTCAAAACATTTTAATgatattaatgttaaaataattaatagagaacataaaaaacattaaatactttatgtatgtatccaaataaatttttcttcattctgaaagagatgtaataatttaagttaattgGCACTTCATCTTGAAGTATTGTCTTCTAAGCAAATTAGCCAATGATGCCATATAATATAATAACAATgagatttactttaaaatttttcgtgtgtgtgtgtgtatgtgtgtgtaatgtaggCCATGACAAATGTGGAGAATAGAAGACAATTTTATGGAGTCTACTTTTGTCcatcttcatatggtgatcatGATGAAGTCACAGCCTTTCACAAGACAGACATTTCTAACACAGCTGTCTCACTGATGCTCAAATAAGAGTAGTTGAAACATTAAATCAGTATAATATTGTCTTTTGGGGTTGTAAAcatgttttaattgaaatatagtGGAAAATAGGAGAAATTGAATAATCCTATTTGttaatgaaaattatattttgttatcttctttgtttttgtatttttcttacaTGTAGAATGAGTAAGTttattctgaggaccaaacatttgttcataACACCTTCTCAGAACCCAAATAAATGTCAGACAATTGTTTCTGCGAGTAAAGTAAAGATGGTTGCTGCAAATACTGATgtcctgagtttaatctctaGGAAACCCATATTACTCCTAcaaatttttctcttatttatacATTTGTGGTATGGCATATG
Encoded proteins:
- the LOC131900953 gene encoding zinc finger protein 431-like; its protein translation is MKQCISSVTLDTSHVNIGIWKEEMHERSHITEKHSEYTQNGKAFGYHNHLKKHERRHTGETAYECNQYDKAFECHSCTQRNERSHTGEIPYKCNQCGKTFGCRNHLQVHKRTHTGEKPYESNQCDKAFSCNSTLHVHKRTHTGEKSYECNQCGKAFAHYSNHQMHKRRHRGERPYECNECSKAFACPSHLQVNKRTHTGEKPYECNECGKAFAQHGALQSHKRTHTGEKPYECKQCYKAFAHHTSLQLHKRRHTGEGPYECNECSKDFAHPSHFQVHKRTHTGEKPYECNQCGKALACQSSWKKHKRTHTGEKPYKCNQCDKAFAQHSQLQMHERTHTGEKPSECNQCGKAFAQKGHLQSHKRTHTGEKPYGCNQCGKAFADQNALKLHKRTHTGEKPYECKQCGKAFAYQSALHVHKRIHSRVKPCECRR